One segment of Anser cygnoides isolate HZ-2024a breed goose chromosome 5, Taihu_goose_T2T_genome, whole genome shotgun sequence DNA contains the following:
- the PTH gene encoding parathyroid hormone, with the protein MTAIINLAKTAMILYALCFFTNSDGRPMMKRSVSEMQLMHNLGEHRHTMERQDWLQMKLQDVHSALEDARTQGPRNKDDIVLGEIRSQRLLPENLWAPGQKKNIDLDKAYMDVLFKTKP; encoded by the exons ATGACTGCTATAATAAATCTGGCCAAGACTGCAATGATTTTATATGCCTTATGCTTTTTTACAAACTCTGATGGAAGACCAATGAT gaaaagatCAGTGAGTGAGATGCAATTAATGCATAACCTTGGAGAGCATCGACACACCATGGAAAGACAGGACTGGCTTCAGATGAAACTGCAGGATGTGCACAGTGCCCTTGAGGATGCTAGGACCCAGGGGCCTCGAAACAAGGATGATATTGTCCTGGGGGAGATAAGAAGTCAGAGGCTGCTCCCTGAGAATTTGTGGGCAccagggcagaaaaaaaacatcgATCTGGACAAAGCTTACATGGATGTactctttaaaacaaagccaTAA